In Salinirussus salinus, the following proteins share a genomic window:
- a CDS encoding YgaP family membrane protein, whose product MERNVGGYDRIARFILGPLLVIVAAAGFAGYVTVASGLLGAAVLWAALLVGAVFLVTATTQKCPLNRVLGLDTFRGGREGPGDEPDSAPRGDRPA is encoded by the coding sequence ATGGAGAGAAACGTCGGTGGCTACGACCGCATCGCCCGCTTCATCCTCGGCCCGCTGCTCGTCATCGTCGCGGCGGCCGGCTTCGCCGGCTACGTGACGGTCGCGTCGGGGCTTCTCGGAGCCGCGGTGCTCTGGGCTGCCCTGCTCGTCGGCGCCGTCTTCCTCGTCACGGCGACGACGCAGAAGTGCCCGCTCAACAGGGTGCTGGGACTCGACACCTTCCGGGGCGGCCGCGAGGGACCCGGCGACGAACCGGACTCCGCACCCCGCGGCGACCGACCGGCGTAG
- a CDS encoding cupin domain-containing protein, translating into MVATSLDAERSYGDQFTARTVHETKRQKVVCGYFEPGQFIPVHAPDSDVAITVLEGGGVVRDGDREHEVEPGDVVAVPAGENRGVRATGGRLEATLVTAPPPTDAEHEPVRRGLRRGEFDPE; encoded by the coding sequence ATGGTCGCGACCAGCCTCGACGCCGAGCGCAGCTACGGCGACCAGTTCACCGCGCGGACTGTCCACGAGACCAAGCGTCAGAAAGTCGTCTGTGGGTACTTCGAGCCCGGACAGTTCATTCCCGTCCACGCTCCCGACAGCGACGTGGCTATCACCGTCCTCGAGGGTGGGGGAGTCGTCCGCGACGGCGACCGCGAGCACGAGGTCGAGCCGGGGGACGTGGTCGCCGTTCCCGCCGGCGAGAACAGAGGGGTCAGAGCCACCGGGGGACGGCTCGAGGCGACGCTCGTGACCGCGCCGCCGCCGACCGACGCCGAACACGAGCCGGTCCGGCGTGGGCTCCGCCGCGGCGAGTTCGACCCCGAGTGA
- a CDS encoding DUF2249 domain-containing protein has protein sequence MPAETLDLRDVPPPRRHGKIHDAFAALAPGETLRIVNDHEPRPLYYEMKAEVEAFDAEGYEVEKRGDEEFVADLPKE, from the coding sequence ATGCCAGCCGAGACACTCGACCTGCGCGACGTGCCCCCGCCGCGCCGCCACGGCAAGATCCACGACGCCTTCGCGGCCCTGGCTCCGGGCGAGACGCTGCGCATCGTCAACGACCACGAGCCCCGCCCGCTGTACTACGAGATGAAAGCCGAGGTGGAGGCGTTCGACGCCGAGGGCTATGAGGTCGAGAAACGCGGCGACGAGGAGTTCGTCGCCGACCTGCCCAAGGAGTAA
- a CDS encoding DUF2249 domain-containing protein: MATQDPGRLVEQLDAPADRPVERLDVREMGPPAPLKETLETLVELDGETLLLQVNDRAPQHLYPKLEDRGYEYATGEGDDGVLTAVWCP; encoded by the coding sequence ATGGCGACACAGGACCCGGGACGGCTGGTGGAACAGCTCGACGCGCCCGCGGACCGCCCGGTCGAGCGGCTGGACGTCCGCGAGATGGGGCCGCCAGCACCGCTGAAGGAGACACTGGAGACGCTGGTGGAGCTGGACGGGGAGACACTTCTGTTGCAGGTCAACGACCGCGCGCCACAGCACCTCTATCCGAAGCTCGAGGACCGGGGGTACGAGTACGCGACCGGAGAGGGAGATGACGGGGTGCTGACCGCGGTATGGTGTCCGTGA
- a CDS encoding 3-hydroxyacyl-CoA dehydrogenase/enoyl-CoA hydratase family protein: METEEIETLAVLGAGTMGHGIAEVAALAGYEVYLRDIEEELVEEGYDQIAWSLEKLAENGAIGEDDHEAALDRVHPVVDLETAVEDADVVIEAIVEDMDIKKQVYGELDDLAPERTIFASNTSSLSVTELSETTDRAEQFCGMHFFNPPVRMELVEVIRGGHTSDETLEAVEGLAEDLGKTPVRVRKDEPGFVVNRVLVPLMNEACWLVGEGEATIAEVDSTAKYGLNIPMGAFELGDQVGNDVILHVLRYMEEVLGEAYEPAPMLVEVVEEERLGRKTGEGFYDYEDGGVDVPPDEGRDDVEARLLAVMANEVGKLLQKEIAPVEEVDRAVKLGGGFPDGPARMADDAGLGSLVEALEAAHDETGGARYEVSAGLQAAAAEGGFYGGEDGNDADDAAFETVRLEYPSDRVARVVLDRPHQLNTVTPEVLEEFEAALDRVEADDEVRALVVAGEGDRAFSAGADAAGMAGDADSARAVELSRKGQEAWGRLEELAVPVVAAVDGFALGGGMELAACADVRVASERSTFGQPERDLGILPGWGGTQRLSPIIGEGRAREIVLTGDHYDPETMADYGFVNEVVPADDLMETALDLAEDLAAGPPLAQEYIKRAFLAGRDDTDAGLEVEAQAFGHVVTSEDFLEGVSKMGSDEEPEFEGK, translated from the coding sequence ATGGAGACCGAAGAGATCGAGACGCTCGCGGTGCTCGGCGCGGGCACCATGGGCCACGGGATCGCGGAAGTCGCAGCGCTGGCCGGGTACGAGGTCTACCTCCGTGACATCGAGGAGGAGCTCGTCGAGGAGGGCTACGACCAGATCGCGTGGAGTCTCGAGAAGCTGGCCGAGAACGGCGCCATCGGCGAGGACGACCACGAGGCCGCACTCGATCGGGTCCACCCGGTCGTCGACCTCGAGACCGCCGTCGAGGACGCCGATGTCGTCATCGAGGCGATCGTCGAAGACATGGACATCAAAAAGCAGGTGTACGGGGAACTCGACGACCTCGCGCCCGAGCGGACGATCTTCGCCTCGAACACGTCCTCGCTGTCGGTCACGGAGCTCTCGGAGACGACCGACCGGGCCGAGCAGTTCTGCGGGATGCACTTCTTCAACCCGCCGGTGCGGATGGAACTGGTCGAGGTCATCCGCGGCGGTCACACCAGCGACGAGACGCTGGAAGCCGTGGAGGGGCTGGCCGAGGATCTCGGGAAGACCCCCGTGCGCGTCCGGAAGGACGAGCCCGGCTTCGTCGTCAACCGCGTGCTCGTTCCGCTGATGAACGAGGCCTGCTGGCTCGTCGGCGAGGGTGAGGCCACCATCGCCGAGGTCGACTCGACCGCGAAGTACGGCCTCAACATCCCGATGGGCGCGTTCGAACTCGGCGACCAGGTCGGCAACGACGTCATCCTGCACGTGCTCCGGTACATGGAGGAGGTGCTGGGGGAGGCCTACGAGCCCGCGCCGATGCTCGTGGAGGTAGTCGAAGAAGAGCGGCTCGGACGCAAGACCGGCGAGGGCTTCTACGACTACGAGGACGGCGGCGTCGACGTGCCGCCCGACGAGGGTCGCGACGACGTCGAGGCGCGCCTGCTCGCGGTCATGGCCAACGAGGTCGGCAAGCTCCTCCAGAAGGAGATCGCACCGGTCGAGGAGGTCGACCGCGCGGTCAAGCTCGGCGGCGGCTTCCCGGACGGCCCGGCCCGGATGGCCGACGACGCGGGCCTCGGCTCGCTCGTCGAGGCCCTCGAAGCGGCCCACGACGAGACCGGCGGCGCCCGCTACGAGGTCTCCGCGGGACTCCAGGCGGCCGCCGCGGAGGGTGGCTTCTACGGCGGAGAGGACGGGAACGATGCGGACGACGCGGCGTTCGAAACCGTCCGCCTCGAGTATCCCAGCGACCGTGTCGCTCGGGTCGTCCTCGACCGGCCACACCAGCTCAACACGGTCACGCCCGAAGTCCTGGAGGAATTCGAGGCCGCACTCGACCGTGTCGAGGCCGACGACGAGGTGCGCGCGCTGGTCGTGGCCGGCGAGGGCGACCGGGCCTTCTCGGCGGGGGCCGACGCCGCCGGGATGGCCGGCGACGCAGACAGCGCCCGCGCCGTCGAACTCTCCCGGAAGGGACAGGAGGCGTGGGGTCGGCTGGAGGAACTCGCCGTCCCCGTCGTGGCGGCGGTCGACGGCTTCGCGCTCGGCGGCGGGATGGAACTGGCGGCGTGTGCGGACGTGCGGGTGGCAAGCGAGCGCTCGACCTTCGGCCAGCCCGAGCGCGACCTGGGCATCCTCCCCGGCTGGGGCGGTACCCAGCGGCTGAGCCCCATCATCGGCGAGGGTCGGGCCCGCGAGATCGTCCTGACCGGCGACCACTACGACCCGGAGACGATGGCCGACTACGGCTTCGTCAACGAGGTCGTCCCCGCCGACGACCTGATGGAGACGGCACTCGACCTGGCCGAGGACCTGGCCGCGGGGCCGCCGCTGGCCCAGGAGTACATCAAGCGCGCGTTCCTCGCGGGCCGGGATGACACCGACGCTGGCCTCGAGGTCGAGGCCCAGGCCTTCGGCCACGTCGTCACCAGCGAGGACTTCCTCGAAGGGGTCTCGAAGATGGGCAGTGACGAAGAGCCCGAGTTCGAGGGGAAGTAG
- the rqcH gene encoding ribosome rescue protein RqcH — protein MDRKRELTSVDIAALVGELGAYEGAGFGKAYLYEDGLLRLKLRHYERGRVELLVDTGETKHARVASPDRVPPAPERPPNFAMMLRNRLAGAELAAVEQFEFDRILRLRFEREDDSTTVVAELFGDGNIAVLDGAGEVVDCLDTVRLKSRTVAPGAQYEYPDARFNPLSVDFEGFRARFEQSDTDVVQTIATQLNFGGTWAEELCTRAGVEKTLPIDEADDEVYRTLYSTVGDLAERLQAGDLDPRLYRDDDRVADVTPVPMAEYEAEDWAVEPFDRFTEALDEYFHALATEDEPGGEEAESGGRDRPDFEAEIEKQQRIIDQQEGAIENFEEEARAHRERAEALYANYDLVDELLTTVREARAEEVPWEEIEARFEEGREQGIPAAEAVRQVDGSEGTVTVAVGDHEATLRVKDGVEKNADRLYREAKEVEGKKEGAEEAVAETRAELERLRERREQWEAGEAGEAGDDGDGGDEEEEVDWLSRASIPVRSSEQWYEQFRWFHTSDGFLVIGGRDADDNEALVKKYLDAGDLFFHAQAHGGPATVLKTTGPSEPADPDIEVPDRSKEQAARFAVSYSSVWKDGRFAGDAYMVGPDQVSKTPESGEYLEKGGFAIRGERTYFRDVPVGVAVGITCEPETRVIGGPPEPVRERAETAVAVEPGRYAQNDIAKRLYREFRDRFADDAFVRKVASPDRIQEFLPPGGSRMVE, from the coding sequence ATGGACCGCAAGCGGGAGCTGACGAGCGTCGACATCGCCGCGCTGGTCGGCGAGCTGGGGGCCTACGAGGGGGCCGGCTTCGGCAAGGCCTACCTCTACGAGGACGGCCTGTTGCGGCTGAAGCTGCGCCACTACGAGCGCGGCCGGGTGGAGCTTCTAGTCGACACCGGCGAGACCAAACACGCCCGGGTCGCCAGTCCGGACCGGGTTCCGCCGGCGCCCGAGCGCCCGCCCAACTTCGCGATGATGCTGCGCAACCGGCTGGCCGGCGCGGAACTCGCCGCGGTCGAGCAGTTCGAGTTCGACCGCATCCTCCGGCTGCGCTTCGAGCGCGAGGACGACTCCACGACGGTCGTCGCCGAGCTGTTCGGGGACGGCAACATCGCCGTCCTGGACGGGGCCGGCGAGGTGGTCGACTGTCTCGACACCGTCCGGCTCAAGTCCCGGACCGTCGCGCCCGGCGCGCAGTACGAGTACCCAGACGCCCGCTTCAACCCCCTCTCCGTGGACTTCGAGGGCTTCCGGGCGCGGTTCGAACAGTCCGACACCGATGTCGTTCAGACCATCGCCACCCAGCTGAACTTCGGTGGCACCTGGGCCGAGGAGCTCTGTACCCGCGCCGGCGTCGAGAAGACCCTCCCGATCGATGAGGCCGACGACGAGGTCTACCGGACGCTGTACAGCACGGTCGGAGACCTGGCCGAGCGGCTCCAGGCGGGCGATTTGGACCCGCGGCTCTACCGCGATGACGACCGGGTCGCCGACGTGACGCCGGTGCCGATGGCCGAGTACGAGGCCGAGGACTGGGCGGTCGAGCCCTTCGACCGCTTCACAGAGGCGCTCGACGAGTACTTCCACGCGCTGGCGACCGAGGACGAGCCGGGAGGCGAGGAGGCCGAGAGCGGCGGCCGGGACCGCCCGGACTTCGAGGCCGAGATCGAGAAACAGCAGCGGATCATCGACCAGCAGGAGGGAGCCATCGAGAATTTCGAAGAAGAAGCCCGGGCCCACCGCGAGCGCGCGGAGGCGCTGTACGCCAACTACGACCTCGTCGACGAGTTGCTCACCACGGTCCGGGAGGCCCGCGCCGAGGAGGTCCCCTGGGAGGAGATCGAGGCGCGCTTCGAGGAGGGGAGAGAGCAGGGGATCCCCGCAGCCGAGGCCGTCAGGCAGGTCGACGGCAGCGAGGGGACCGTCACCGTCGCCGTCGGCGACCACGAGGCGACGCTGCGGGTCAAGGACGGCGTCGAGAAGAACGCCGACCGGCTCTACCGGGAGGCCAAGGAGGTCGAGGGGAAAAAGGAGGGCGCCGAGGAGGCCGTCGCGGAGACGCGGGCGGAACTGGAGCGGCTCCGGGAGCGGCGCGAGCAGTGGGAAGCGGGCGAGGCGGGGGAGGCTGGCGACGACGGGGATGGCGGGGACGAAGAAGAGGAGGTCGACTGGCTCTCCCGGGCCTCGATCCCGGTCAGGAGCTCCGAGCAGTGGTACGAGCAGTTCCGGTGGTTCCACACGAGCGACGGCTTTCTCGTGATCGGCGGCCGGGACGCCGACGACAACGAGGCGCTGGTCAAAAAGTACCTCGACGCCGGGGATCTTTTCTTTCACGCTCAGGCCCACGGCGGGCCGGCGACGGTGCTGAAGACGACCGGCCCCAGCGAGCCCGCCGACCCCGATATCGAGGTGCCCGACCGATCGAAGGAGCAGGCCGCCCGGTTTGCCGTCTCCTACTCCTCGGTCTGGAAGGACGGCCGCTTCGCGGGCGACGCCTACATGGTCGGCCCCGACCAGGTGAGCAAGACACCCGAGAGCGGCGAGTACCTCGAGAAGGGCGGGTTCGCGATCCGGGGCGAGCGTACCTACTTCCGGGACGTTCCGGTGGGGGTGGCGGTGGGGATCACCTGCGAGCCGGAGACCCGCGTCATCGGCGGGCCGCCCGAGCCCGTCCGCGAGCGTGCGGAGACCGCGGTCGCGGTCGAGCCCGGCCGGTACGCACAGAACGACATCGCGAAACGGCTCTACCGGGAGTTCCGCGACCGGTTTGCCGACGACGCCTTCGTCAGGAAGGTGGCGAGCCCGGACAGGATCCAGGAGTTCCTGCCGCCGGGCGGAAGCCGCATGGTGGAGTAG
- a CDS encoding geranylgeranyl reductase family protein, with amino-acid sequence MTATVGEYDVAVVGAGTAGCYAAATLARAGYDAVVAERKSEQEAGHIACGDALKGASTFPEAIPKSRIEPAFTNTGVDHGRFEIPQLETEVDIPVPGELAVIDRWEYGRRLIGGAEDAGADFHYDTVVRDVIQKEGRVEGLRAVRAGDSLEYDVDLVVDAAGALSILQDKTDFSGATFDTNVTYSQFCSAYREIVHVDEPVEWSDALVFKPTERAAGYLWYFPRTETEINAGLGFQMTEEPMQLVDDLKADLRGRPEFEGAEVEDKLGAALPTRRPYDSAVAPGFVAVGDAAGHVNPTTGGGIAGAAYAGTYAAEEAIEALDDGTVDEGALWEYNSRVMDHFGARYAALDVYNIFTTAYDVDDLMGLLAALPVRKLSEALYSGSTDLGWWLKAKTAVKSVGHWGTIYDLYQTKSVADRLLAHYEDYPDSPDGFDAWQADRDALMEEVYEITGADAKY; translated from the coding sequence ATGACAGCTACGGTCGGCGAGTACGATGTCGCCGTCGTCGGGGCGGGGACCGCGGGGTGTTACGCGGCGGCGACGCTCGCCCGCGCCGGGTACGACGCCGTCGTCGCCGAGCGCAAGTCCGAGCAGGAGGCGGGCCACATCGCCTGCGGGGACGCGCTCAAGGGCGCGAGCACGTTCCCCGAGGCGATCCCCAAATCCCGGATCGAGCCCGCCTTCACCAACACCGGCGTCGACCACGGGCGCTTCGAGATCCCCCAGCTCGAGACGGAGGTCGACATCCCCGTCCCCGGCGAGCTCGCGGTCATCGACCGCTGGGAGTACGGCCGCCGGCTCATCGGGGGAGCCGAGGACGCTGGCGCCGACTTCCACTACGACACCGTCGTCCGGGACGTCATCCAGAAAGAGGGTCGCGTCGAGGGCTTGCGGGCGGTCCGGGCGGGCGACTCGCTCGAGTACGACGTCGACCTCGTGGTCGACGCGGCGGGCGCGCTCTCGATCCTGCAGGACAAGACCGACTTCTCCGGCGCCACGTTCGACACCAACGTCACCTACTCGCAGTTCTGCTCGGCCTACCGGGAGATCGTCCACGTCGACGAGCCCGTCGAGTGGTCCGACGCGCTGGTCTTCAAGCCGACCGAGCGCGCCGCGGGCTACCTCTGGTACTTCCCGCGGACCGAGACGGAGATCAACGCCGGGCTGGGCTTCCAGATGACCGAGGAGCCGATGCAGCTTGTCGACGACCTCAAGGCCGACCTCCGCGGGCGCCCGGAGTTCGAGGGCGCGGAGGTCGAGGACAAGCTCGGGGCCGCCCTCCCCACGCGCCGGCCCTACGACTCGGCGGTCGCGCCCGGGTTCGTGGCGGTGGGGGACGCGGCCGGCCACGTCAATCCCACCACCGGTGGCGGCATCGCCGGCGCGGCATACGCGGGCACCTACGCCGCCGAGGAAGCGATCGAGGCGCTGGACGACGGGACCGTCGACGAGGGCGCCCTCTGGGAGTACAACAGCCGCGTGATGGACCACTTCGGCGCCCGCTACGCCGCGCTCGACGTCTACAACATCTTCACCACCGCCTACGACGTCGACGACCTGATGGGCCTCCTGGCGGCCCTCCCCGTGCGAAAACTCTCGGAGGCGCTATACTCCGGGTCGACGGACCTGGGCTGGTGGCTGAAGGCAAAAACCGCCGTGAAGTCCGTCGGCCACTGGGGGACCATCTACGACCTCTACCAGACGAAGTCCGTCGCCGACCGCCTGCTCGCGCACTACGAGGACTACCCCGACTCCCCGGACGGGTTCGACGCCTGGCAGGCCGACCGCGACGCGCTGATGGAGGAAGTCTACGAGATCACCGGCGCGGACGCGAAGTACTGA